A DNA window from Buttiauxella agrestis contains the following coding sequences:
- the truA gene encoding tRNA pseudouridine(38-40) synthase TruA, producing MSDELLQTPLRRIALGIEYDGSKYYGWQRQNEVRSVQEKLEKALSKVADEPINVFCAGRTDAGVHATGQVVHFETRMDRKDAAWTLGVNANLPGDIAVRWVKNVPDDFHARFSATARRYRYVIYNQRLRPAVMSQGVTHFYHPLDADRMHRAAQCLLGENDFTSFRAVQCQSRTPWRNLMHINVTRYGAYVVVDIKANAFVHHMVRNIVGSLMEIGCGNQAEDWMAQLLAAKDRKLAAATGKAEGLYLVSVDYPEHFELPKPPMGPLFLAD from the coding sequence ATGTCCGACGAGTTGCTGCAAACCCCGCTTCGCAGAATTGCACTTGGCATTGAATACGACGGCAGTAAGTATTACGGCTGGCAGCGCCAGAACGAAGTGCGCAGCGTGCAGGAAAAGCTTGAAAAAGCGCTTTCGAAAGTGGCGGATGAGCCAATCAACGTATTCTGCGCCGGGCGAACCGACGCAGGCGTTCATGCCACCGGCCAGGTTGTGCATTTCGAAACGCGTATGGATCGTAAAGACGCGGCATGGACGCTGGGTGTAAATGCGAATTTACCTGGCGACATTGCCGTGCGTTGGGTTAAAAATGTGCCCGATGATTTTCACGCCCGCTTTAGCGCGACGGCTCGCCGCTATCGTTATGTCATTTATAACCAGCGTCTGCGCCCGGCTGTGATGTCTCAAGGTGTCACGCATTTTTACCATCCGCTGGATGCCGATCGTATGCACCGGGCGGCGCAATGTTTGCTGGGCGAGAATGACTTTACCTCGTTCCGCGCAGTGCAATGCCAGTCGCGCACGCCCTGGCGTAACCTGATGCACATCAACGTGACCCGTTACGGTGCTTACGTGGTGGTGGATATCAAAGCCAATGCGTTTGTTCATCATATGGTACGAAACATTGTCGGCAGCCTGATGGAAATCGGCTGTGGTAATCAGGCAGAAGACTGGATGGCTCAATTGCTGGCAGCAAAAGATCGCAAGCTGGCAGCTGCAACCGGTAAAGCAGAAGGTTTGTACTTAGTTTCTGTGGACTACCCTGAACATTTTGAGTTGCCTAAACCCCCAATGGGACCCCTTTTTTTGGCAGACTGA
- a CDS encoding DedA family protein produces the protein MEFIRFIIDFILHIDVHLAELVAQYGVWVYAILFLILFCETGLVVTPFLPGDSLLFVAGALAALPTNDLNVHTMVILMVIAAIIGDAVNYTIGRLFGEKLFSNPNSKIFRRSYLDKTHAFYERHGGKTIILARFVPIVRTFAPFVAGMGHMSYRHFAMYNVAGALLWVLLFTYAGYLFGDLPIVQENLKLLIVAIIVLSVLPGVVEIIRHKRAAKRLQK, from the coding sequence ATGGAATTTATCCGCTTCATTATTGATTTTATTTTGCACATTGATGTGCACCTGGCGGAGTTGGTAGCGCAGTATGGTGTCTGGGTTTACGCCATTCTGTTTTTGATTTTGTTCTGTGAAACCGGACTGGTGGTCACACCGTTCTTGCCGGGTGATTCATTATTGTTTGTGGCGGGTGCGCTGGCTGCATTGCCAACCAACGATCTGAATGTTCACACCATGGTGATTTTGATGGTCATCGCCGCGATTATTGGCGATGCGGTGAACTACACTATTGGGCGGCTTTTTGGCGAAAAGCTATTCAGTAACCCGAACTCCAAAATCTTCCGCCGCAGTTATCTTGATAAAACACACGCTTTTTACGAGCGTCATGGCGGAAAAACGATTATCCTCGCGCGCTTCGTACCGATTGTGCGAACTTTCGCACCGTTTGTCGCGGGCATGGGGCATATGTCTTATCGCCATTTTGCGATGTACAACGTTGCCGGTGCGTTGCTGTGGGTACTGCTGTTTACCTACGCAGGCTACCTGTTCGGCGATTTGCCGATTGTGCAGGAAAACCTGAAATTACTGATTGTGGCGATTATTGTATTGTCGGTATTGCCGGGCGTGGTTGAGATTATTCGCCACAAACGTGCGGCCAAACGCCTGCAAAAGTAA
- the accD gene encoding acetyl-CoA carboxylase, carboxyltransferase subunit beta, translating into MSWIERILNKSNITPTRKASIPEGVWTKCDSCGQVLYRAELERNLEVCPKCDHHMRMSARDRLHSLLDEGSMFELGSELEPKDILKFKDSKKYKDRLASAQKETGEKDALVVMKGTLYNMPVVAVAFEFAFMGGSMGSVVGARFVRAVEQALEDNCPMICFSASGGARMQEALMSLMQMAKTSAALAKMQERGLPYISVLTDPTMGGVSASFAMLGDLNIAEPKALIGFAGPRVIEQTVREKLPPGFQRSEFLIEKGAIDMIVRRPEMRLKLASVLAKLTNQPAPNPEEPSEPIVVPAAPEEGHEA; encoded by the coding sequence ATGAGCTGGATTGAACGAATTCTCAATAAGAGCAATATCACCCCTACCCGCAAGGCGAGTATCCCTGAAGGGGTGTGGACGAAATGCGACAGCTGTGGCCAGGTTCTGTACCGTGCCGAACTGGAACGCAATCTCGAAGTCTGCCCAAAATGCGATCACCACATGCGTATGTCCGCGCGCGATCGCTTGCACAGCCTGTTAGATGAAGGCTCGATGTTTGAATTGGGTAGTGAGCTTGAGCCAAAAGATATCCTCAAGTTCAAAGACTCTAAAAAATATAAAGACCGTCTGGCATCTGCTCAGAAAGAAACCGGCGAGAAAGACGCGCTGGTGGTCATGAAAGGTACGCTCTACAACATGCCCGTTGTGGCTGTGGCGTTTGAGTTTGCTTTCATGGGCGGTTCCATGGGTTCTGTTGTGGGCGCGCGTTTTGTTCGTGCCGTGGAACAGGCTCTGGAAGATAATTGCCCGATGATTTGCTTCTCCGCTTCCGGTGGAGCACGTATGCAAGAAGCGCTGATGTCGCTGATGCAGATGGCGAAAACCAGTGCAGCGTTGGCAAAAATGCAGGAACGCGGTCTGCCGTATATTTCGGTTCTGACTGACCCAACAATGGGTGGCGTTTCGGCAAGCTTCGCGATGCTGGGCGATCTGAACATTGCTGAACCAAAAGCCCTGATCGGCTTCGCGGGTCCACGTGTTATCGAGCAAACCGTTCGCGAAAAACTGCCGCCGGGCTTCCAGCGCAGTGAGTTCCTGATTGAAAAAGGGGCGATCGACATGATCGTTCGCCGCCCGGAAATGCGCCTGAAACTGGCAAGCGTTCTGGCAAAACTGACAAATCAGCCAGCGCCGAATCCGGAAGAGCCGAGTGAACCGATTGTGGTTCCGGCCGCACCGGAAGAAGGTCACGAGGCCTGA
- the folC gene encoding bifunctional tetrahydrofolate synthase/dihydrofolate synthase, which translates to MEKTQIPQATSPLATWLCYLENLHSKPIELGLERVKKVAATLDVLKPAPTVFTVAGTNGKGTTCRTLEMVLMAAGYSVGVYSSPHLVRYTERVRVQSEELDEAYHTAAFAQIEAARGETSLTYFEYSTLSALLLFKQLAVDVVILEVGLGGRLDATNIVDADVAVVTSIALDHTDWLGPDRESIGREKAGVFRGGKPAIVGEPDMPHTIADVATEKGAQLLCRGVDWSYHVGENSWSFKDAQGELSGLPLPLVPQPNAATALAALRASGLNVSNEAIIQGIKEATLPGRFQVISREPLVILDVAHNPHAAAYLARRLEQLPKRGRVLAVIGMLHDKDIAGTLACLSPQVDSWYCAPLEGPRGATAEQLIEHLGQGEVYGSVAQAWRAAMKAAAENDTVLVCGSFHTVAHVMEALDAEKAGGE; encoded by the coding sequence ATGGAAAAAACTCAAATTCCTCAAGCCACGTCGCCCCTGGCCACGTGGCTTTGTTATCTGGAAAACCTCCATTCTAAACCCATCGAGCTTGGCCTTGAGCGCGTAAAAAAAGTTGCCGCGACGCTTGATGTGCTGAAACCCGCACCAACGGTGTTTACCGTGGCGGGAACCAACGGCAAGGGCACAACCTGCCGTACCCTGGAAATGGTGTTGATGGCGGCCGGTTACAGCGTCGGTGTTTATAGCTCACCGCATCTGGTGCGTTACACCGAACGCGTGCGCGTACAAAGTGAAGAGCTGGACGAGGCATACCATACGGCGGCTTTTGCACAAATTGAAGCCGCGCGTGGCGAGACATCGCTGACCTATTTTGAGTACAGCACCTTGTCGGCGCTACTGTTGTTTAAGCAACTGGCGGTGGATGTGGTGATCCTTGAAGTGGGCCTGGGCGGGCGTCTTGATGCCACCAATATTGTCGATGCCGATGTGGCGGTCGTGACCAGTATCGCGCTGGACCACACCGACTGGCTGGGACCAGATCGTGAAAGCATCGGACGTGAAAAAGCGGGTGTGTTCCGTGGCGGGAAACCGGCAATCGTCGGCGAGCCTGATATGCCGCATACCATTGCCGATGTGGCGACGGAGAAGGGCGCGCAACTGCTGTGCCGTGGCGTGGACTGGTCTTATCACGTTGGTGAGAATAGCTGGAGCTTCAAAGATGCTCAGGGCGAACTGAGCGGATTGCCTCTGCCGTTAGTTCCGCAGCCGAATGCGGCGACGGCACTGGCGGCGTTGCGTGCCAGCGGGCTAAATGTCAGCAATGAGGCTATTATTCAAGGCATTAAAGAAGCGACGTTACCGGGGCGATTCCAGGTGATTTCGCGTGAGCCGTTGGTGATCCTTGATGTGGCGCACAACCCTCATGCAGCGGCATATTTGGCCCGGCGTCTGGAGCAGCTCCCTAAACGCGGACGCGTGTTGGCCGTTATCGGGATGCTGCATGACAAAGACATCGCCGGCACGTTGGCATGTTTGTCCCCTCAGGTTGATAGCTGGTATTGTGCTCCATTAGAAGGCCCACGCGGTGCCACGGCGGAACAACTGATTGAACATCTCGGTCAGGGCGAAGTCTATGGCAGTGTGGCGCAAGCCTGGCGTGCCGCAATGAAGGCCGCCGCAGAAAATGATACCGTGCTGGTGTGTGGTTCATTTCATACAGTAGCCCACGTAATGGAAGCGTTGGACGCGGAGAAAGCAGGTGGCGAGTAA
- the dedD gene encoding cell division protein DedD, with amino-acid sequence MASKFQNRLVGTIILVALGVIILPGLLDGQKKHYQDEFAAIPLVPKPGDTDEPDMLPAATQALPSQPPEGAAEEVRAGTAAAPGLDIASLPGDGAAGIDEVPVNREQPKPKPVAEKPKPKPVEKPQSKASVDQTEERLAMMNEQPPEPAKPAKQETAEQAPTGKAYVVQLGALKNADKVNEIVGKLRGAGFRAYTSPSTPVQGKVTRILVGPDASKDKLKSSLGELNSLSGLNGVVMTYTAR; translated from the coding sequence GTGGCGAGTAAGTTTCAAAATCGATTAGTCGGAACCATTATTCTGGTCGCACTGGGGGTCATTATCCTGCCAGGGCTGCTTGATGGTCAGAAAAAGCATTATCAGGATGAGTTCGCAGCGATTCCTCTGGTTCCAAAACCGGGTGACACCGATGAGCCAGACATGCTGCCTGCCGCGACTCAGGCACTGCCTTCGCAACCCCCTGAAGGGGCGGCTGAAGAGGTGAGAGCAGGCACAGCGGCAGCACCAGGGCTTGATATCGCTTCTTTGCCAGGGGATGGAGCAGCGGGCATTGATGAAGTGCCTGTTAACCGTGAACAGCCGAAGCCGAAACCTGTGGCTGAGAAACCAAAACCTAAGCCGGTTGAAAAACCACAGAGCAAAGCTTCTGTTGACCAAACCGAAGAACGTCTGGCAATGATGAACGAACAGCCTCCGGAGCCTGCAAAACCAGCGAAGCAAGAAACTGCCGAGCAAGCACCAACAGGCAAAGCTTACGTCGTGCAACTGGGTGCTTTGAAGAATGCCGACAAAGTGAATGAAATTGTTGGTAAACTACGCGGCGCTGGGTTCCGTGCTTACACCTCACCGTCGACACCAGTTCAGGGAAAAGTCACCCGAATTCTGGTAGGGCCGGATGCCTCGAAAGACAAACTTAAGTCTTCACTGGGCGAGCTGAATTCGCTTTCCGGGCTGAACGGTGTAGTGATGACTTACACGGCCAGATAA
- the cvpA gene encoding colicin V production protein: MVWIDYAIIAVIGFSALISVIRGFVREALSLVTWGCAFFVASHYYTYLSVWFTGFEDELVRNGIAIAILFIATLIVGAIVNYVISALVEKTGLSGTDRVLGICFGALRGALIVAAILFFLDTFTGFSKSDDWQKSQLIPQFSFIIRWFFDYLQSSSSFLPRP; encoded by the coding sequence ATGGTTTGGATAGATTACGCCATCATTGCGGTCATCGGCTTTTCGGCTCTGATTAGTGTTATTCGTGGGTTTGTGCGTGAAGCGTTATCGCTAGTAACCTGGGGCTGTGCTTTCTTTGTCGCCAGTCATTACTACACTTACCTTTCTGTCTGGTTCACTGGCTTTGAAGACGAACTGGTACGTAATGGAATAGCTATCGCGATACTGTTTATCGCGACACTCATCGTCGGTGCGATAGTCAATTATGTGATTAGCGCGCTGGTTGAGAAAACCGGCCTGTCGGGTACAGACAGGGTGTTGGGGATTTGCTTTGGTGCGTTACGTGGAGCACTGATCGTCGCCGCCATTCTGTTCTTTCTTGATACGTTCACTGGTTTTTCCAAGAGTGACGACTGGCAAAAGTCGCAGCTTATCCCGCAATTCAGTTTCATCATCAGATGGTTTTTTGACTATCTGCAAAGCTCGTCAAGTTTCTTGCCCCGGCCATAA
- the purF gene encoding amidophosphoribosyltransferase, with translation MCGIVGIAGFMPVNQSIYDALTVLQHRGQDAAGIVTIDALNCFRLRKANGLVSDVFGAIHMQRLQGNMGIGHVRYPTAGSSSASEAQPFYVNSPYGITLAHNGNLTNAHELRQKLFEEKRRHINTTSDSEILLNVFASELDNFRNYPLEADNIFAAIAATNRQIRGAYACVAMIIGHGMVAFRDPNGIRPLVMGKRDLNDGRTEYMVASESVALDTLGFEFLRDVAPGEAVYITEKGQLFTRQCADNPTSNPCLFEYVYFARPDSFIDKISVYSARVEMGKKLGEKIAREWEDLDIDVVIPIPETSCDIALEIARILDKPYRQGFVKNRYVGRTFIMPGQQLRRKSVRRKLNANRAEFRDKNVLLVDDSIVRGTTSEQIIEMAREAGAKKVYLASAAPEIRFPNVYGIDMPSANELIAHGREVDEIRQLIGADGLIFQDLNDLIEAVRVENPDITQFECSVFNGIYVTKDVDHEYLEYLESLRNDDSQAIARQNEVENLEMHNEG, from the coding sequence ATGTGCGGTATTGTCGGTATCGCCGGTTTTATGCCGGTAAACCAGTCTATCTATGACGCGTTAACGGTGCTTCAACACCGTGGGCAGGATGCCGCAGGCATCGTCACCATCGATGCCTTAAATTGTTTTCGTCTGCGTAAAGCCAATGGGCTGGTGAGCGATGTGTTCGGTGCCATTCACATGCAACGCTTGCAGGGAAACATGGGTATCGGCCACGTACGTTATCCGACTGCGGGTAGCTCTAGCGCTTCTGAAGCCCAACCTTTCTATGTTAACTCTCCGTACGGCATTACTCTTGCACACAACGGCAATCTGACTAACGCCCACGAACTGCGCCAAAAGTTGTTCGAAGAAAAGCGTCGTCACATTAACACCACTTCCGATTCTGAAATCCTGCTCAATGTTTTTGCCAGCGAGCTGGATAACTTCCGCAACTATCCGCTGGAAGCAGACAACATTTTCGCAGCGATAGCCGCAACCAACCGCCAGATTCGTGGTGCGTACGCTTGTGTTGCGATGATTATCGGCCACGGTATGGTGGCGTTCCGCGACCCGAACGGTATTCGTCCGTTGGTGATGGGCAAGCGCGATTTGAATGATGGCCGCACTGAATATATGGTGGCTTCCGAAAGCGTTGCGCTTGATACGCTGGGCTTTGAGTTCCTGCGTGATGTTGCGCCGGGCGAAGCGGTGTACATCACCGAAAAAGGCCAGTTGTTCACACGCCAGTGTGCTGACAACCCAACCAGCAATCCATGCCTGTTCGAGTACGTTTACTTTGCGCGCCCGGACTCGTTCATCGACAAAATTTCCGTTTACAGCGCCCGCGTTGAAATGGGTAAAAAGCTCGGTGAGAAAATTGCTCGCGAATGGGAAGATTTGGATATCGACGTGGTTATCCCGATTCCAGAAACCTCGTGCGACATCGCGCTGGAAATCGCCCGTATTCTCGACAAGCCGTACCGTCAGGGTTTTGTGAAAAACCGCTACGTGGGCCGCACGTTCATCATGCCAGGCCAGCAACTGCGTCGTAAATCTGTGCGTCGTAAACTGAATGCTAACCGCGCTGAGTTCCGTGATAAGAACGTGCTGCTGGTGGATGACTCCATCGTGCGCGGCACCACTTCAGAGCAAATTATCGAGATGGCTCGTGAAGCCGGTGCGAAGAAAGTTTACCTCGCGTCAGCGGCACCGGAAATTCGTTTCCCGAATGTGTACGGCATCGATATGCCAAGCGCCAACGAACTGATTGCTCATGGCCGTGAAGTTGATGAGATCCGTCAGTTGATTGGTGCCGATGGTCTGATTTTCCAGGATCTGAACGATCTGATTGAAGCGGTTCGCGTTGAGAATCCGGATATCACGCAGTTTGAATGCTCGGTGTTCAACGGTATTTACGTGACCAAAGATGTGGATCACGAATACCTTGAGTATCTTGAGTCACTGCGTAATGACGATTCACAAGCGATTGCCCGTCAGAACGAAGTGGAAAACTTAGAGATGCATAACGAGGGTTAA
- a CDS encoding UbiX family flavin prenyltransferase gives MKRLIVGISGASGAIYGVRLLQVLQQLPDIETHLILSNAARQTLALETDISLREVQAFADVVHDSRDIAASLSSGSFKTHGMVILPCSIKTLSGIVHSYTDGLLTRAADVVLKERRPLVLCVRETPLHLGHLRLMTQAAEMGAVIMPPMPAFYHRPQSVQDIIDQTVNRVIDQFDIELPQDLFTRWSGA, from the coding sequence ATGAAACGGTTAATTGTTGGGATTTCAGGTGCCAGTGGTGCAATCTACGGTGTGCGACTACTTCAGGTTCTGCAACAATTACCCGATATCGAAACTCATCTCATTCTGAGTAACGCAGCTCGCCAGACCCTCGCGCTGGAAACCGATATTTCCTTACGAGAAGTTCAGGCCTTTGCTGATGTGGTTCACGACTCGCGTGATATCGCCGCCAGCCTTTCCTCTGGCTCTTTTAAGACGCACGGCATGGTGATATTGCCTTGCTCAATCAAAACCCTTTCTGGCATTGTTCACAGCTATACAGATGGCTTGTTAACGCGTGCAGCGGATGTCGTGCTCAAAGAGCGTCGCCCGCTGGTGCTTTGCGTGCGTGAAACGCCGCTGCATCTTGGGCATTTGCGCCTGATGACCCAGGCTGCTGAAATGGGCGCGGTGATAATGCCGCCGATGCCTGCGTTTTATCATCGCCCACAAAGTGTGCAGGACATTATCGACCAGACGGTAAACCGGGTCATCGATCAGTTCGATATTGAGTTGCCGCAAGATTTGTTTACTCGCTGGAGCGGCGCATAA
- the argT gene encoding lysine/arginine/ornithine ABC transporter substrate-binding protein ArgT, producing the protein MKKQVLALSLLLGLSATASVFAALPQSIRLGTDTTYAPFSSKDAKGDFVGFDIDLGNELCKRINTKCTWVASDFDALIPSLKAKKIDGIISSLSITEKRQKEIAFSDKLYAADSRLIAVKGSPVKPTLDSLKGKHIGVLQGSTQEAYANAEWRSKGVDVVPYANQDLIYSDLAAGRLDAAFQDETAASEGFLKLPAGKGYEFAGPSVKNKQYFGDGTGIGLRKDDAELKAAFDKALADMRKDGTYDKFAKKYFDFNVYGE; encoded by the coding sequence ATGAAAAAGCAAGTTCTCGCTCTGTCTTTACTGCTTGGCCTGAGCGCCACCGCAAGCGTCTTCGCAGCACTTCCGCAGAGTATTCGTCTTGGAACGGACACGACCTACGCGCCGTTTTCTTCTAAAGATGCGAAAGGGGATTTTGTTGGTTTCGATATCGATCTTGGTAATGAGCTGTGTAAGCGCATTAATACTAAATGTACCTGGGTCGCAAGTGACTTCGATGCGCTGATTCCTTCACTTAAAGCGAAGAAAATTGACGGTATCATTTCCTCGCTTTCCATCACGGAAAAACGCCAGAAAGAGATTGCCTTCTCAGACAAACTTTATGCTGCTGATTCACGCCTGATTGCTGTTAAAGGCTCCCCGGTTAAACCGACTCTGGATTCCCTCAAAGGTAAACACATCGGTGTATTGCAAGGATCGACACAAGAAGCGTATGCCAACGCTGAATGGCGCAGTAAAGGTGTCGATGTGGTGCCTTACGCAAACCAGGATCTGATCTATTCCGATCTGGCTGCTGGCCGCCTTGATGCTGCATTCCAGGATGAAACTGCTGCAAGCGAAGGCTTCCTGAAACTGCCTGCGGGTAAAGGCTATGAGTTTGCAGGCCCATCGGTAAAAAACAAACAGTACTTTGGCGACGGTACCGGTATTGGCTTGCGTAAAGACGACGCTGAGCTGAAAGCGGCCTTTGATAAAGCGCTGGCAGATATGCGTAAAGACGGTACTTACGACAAATTTGCGAAGAAGTACTTCGATTTTAATGTTTACGGTGAATAA
- the hisJ gene encoding histidine ABC transporter substrate-binding protein HisJ, which produces MNKQIIALSLVLAFSSVSTAFAAIPKNLRIGTDPTYAPFESKNAQGELVGFDIDLAKELCKRIETNCTFVENPLDALIPSLKAKKIDAIMSSLSITEKRQQEIAFTDKLYAADSRLVVAKGSSIQPTLESLKGKRVGVLQGTTQETFGNEHWAPKGIEIVSYQGQDSIYADLTAGRIDAAFQDEVAASEGFLKQPVGANYQFGGPSIKDEKLFGVGTGMGLRKDDTELRAALNKAFAEMRKDGTYEKLAKKYFDFDVYGG; this is translated from the coding sequence ATGAACAAGCAGATCATCGCTCTTTCTTTGGTACTGGCATTTTCCAGTGTTTCCACAGCATTCGCCGCTATTCCCAAGAATTTACGTATTGGTACTGACCCAACTTACGCCCCGTTTGAGTCGAAAAACGCTCAAGGGGAATTAGTGGGTTTTGATATCGATTTGGCAAAAGAACTCTGCAAACGCATCGAAACTAATTGTACCTTCGTGGAAAACCCACTGGATGCGCTGATCCCTTCGTTGAAAGCGAAAAAAATTGACGCGATTATGTCGTCACTTTCCATCACTGAAAAGCGCCAGCAAGAGATTGCCTTCACCGACAAACTGTACGCAGCAGATTCCCGTTTAGTGGTTGCGAAAGGCTCCTCAATTCAACCTACCCTTGAATCCCTTAAAGGTAAGCGTGTCGGCGTTTTGCAAGGCACGACTCAAGAAACCTTCGGGAATGAGCATTGGGCACCTAAAGGTATCGAAATTGTTTCTTACCAGGGCCAGGATTCAATCTACGCTGACCTGACTGCGGGTCGTATTGACGCAGCATTCCAGGACGAAGTTGCCGCCAGCGAAGGTTTCCTGAAGCAACCTGTCGGCGCGAATTACCAGTTTGGTGGCCCGTCAATCAAAGACGAAAAGCTCTTTGGTGTCGGCACCGGTATGGGTCTGCGTAAAGACGATACCGAATTACGTGCAGCGCTCAACAAAGCGTTTGCCGAAATGCGTAAAGACGGAACTTACGAGAAGTTAGCGAAGAAATACTTCGATTTCGATGTTTACGGTGGTTAA
- a CDS encoding histidine ABC transporter permease HisQ, which produces MLYGFSEVIFKGALVTLELALSSVILAVIIGLAGAGAKLSKNRPLAILFEGYTTLIRGVPDLVLMLLIFYGLQMALNVLTDSLGVAQFDIDPMVAGIITLGFIYGAYFTETFRGAFMAVPRGHIEAATAFGFTGSQTFRRILFPAMMRYALPGIGNNWQVILKATALVSLLGLEDVVKATQLAGKSTWQPFYFAIVAGIIYLFFTTVSNGVLLWLERRYSVGVKRAEL; this is translated from the coding sequence ATGTTGTACGGTTTTTCTGAAGTAATATTTAAAGGGGCACTCGTCACGCTGGAACTGGCGTTAAGCTCCGTTATCCTCGCCGTTATTATTGGCCTGGCTGGAGCCGGTGCTAAATTATCCAAAAATCGCCCGTTAGCCATATTGTTTGAAGGCTACACCACGCTGATTCGTGGGGTGCCCGACCTGGTGCTGATGCTGCTGATTTTCTACGGTCTGCAAATGGCGCTTAATGTCTTAACCGATTCGCTAGGCGTTGCTCAGTTTGATATCGACCCAATGGTTGCCGGTATTATTACGCTTGGTTTTATCTATGGTGCCTATTTTACCGAAACCTTCCGCGGTGCGTTTATGGCTGTGCCAAGAGGGCATATTGAAGCGGCAACCGCCTTTGGCTTTACCGGCTCGCAAACTTTCCGCCGCATTCTCTTCCCGGCCATGATGCGTTATGCGTTACCGGGCATTGGGAACAACTGGCAGGTTATTTTGAAAGCCACCGCGCTGGTTTCTCTGTTAGGCCTGGAAGATGTGGTGAAAGCGACGCAGCTGGCGGGGAAAAGTACCTGGCAGCCGTTCTACTTTGCGATTGTTGCCGGGATCATCTACCTGTTCTTTACCACGGTATCGAATGGCGTATTGCTCTGGCTTGAACGCCGTTATTCCGTTGGCGTTAAGAGGGCGGAGCTATGA
- a CDS encoding ABC transporter permease: MIEIIQEYWKALLWTDGYRFTGVAITLWLLISSVVMGGILALFLAIGRVSSNKYIAFPIWLFTYIFRGTPLYVQLLVFYSGMYTLEVVKGTVLLNEFFRSGLNCTVLALTLNTCAYTTEIFAGAIRAVPHGEIEAGRAYGFSPFKMYRCIILPSALRIALPAYSNEVILMLHSTALAFTATVPDLLKIARDINSATYQPFTAFGIAAVLYLCISYVLIRLFRKAEQRWLQHIKPSSTH; the protein is encoded by the coding sequence ATGATAGAAATCATTCAGGAATACTGGAAAGCCCTGCTATGGACTGACGGATACCGCTTTACCGGCGTGGCAATCACACTCTGGTTGCTGATTTCGTCGGTGGTGATGGGGGGCATTCTGGCGCTATTTTTGGCTATCGGACGGGTGTCGAGCAATAAATATATCGCCTTCCCAATCTGGCTGTTTACCTACATTTTCCGTGGCACGCCGTTGTATGTTCAGTTGCTGGTTTTCTATTCCGGTATGTACACGCTGGAAGTGGTGAAAGGCACTGTGCTGCTCAATGAGTTTTTCCGCAGTGGCCTGAACTGTACCGTGTTGGCGTTGACGTTAAACACTTGTGCGTACACCACAGAAATTTTTGCCGGAGCGATTCGAGCCGTTCCACACGGTGAAATTGAAGCCGGTCGGGCTTACGGTTTTTCGCCATTCAAAATGTATCGCTGCATTATTTTGCCTTCGGCGCTGCGTATTGCGCTGCCTGCATACAGCAACGAAGTGATTTTGATGCTGCACTCCACGGCGCTGGCATTTACCGCTACCGTACCGGATCTGCTGAAAATCGCCCGTGATATCAACTCCGCAACCTACCAGCCGTTTACTGCTTTCGGGATTGCTGCGGTGTTGTACCTGTGTATTTCTTATGTGCTGATTAGATTGTTCCGCAAGGCTGAGCAACGCTGGTTGCAGCATATTAAACCAAGCTCAACACAT